From a region of the Dickeya poaceiphila genome:
- the rpsT gene encoding 30S ribosomal protein S20: protein MANIKSAKKRAVQSEKRRKHNASRRSMMRTFIKKVYAAIATGDKEAAQKAFNDMQPIVDRQASKGLIHKNKAARHKSNLTAQINAMQ from the coding sequence TTGGCTAATATCAAATCAGCTAAGAAACGCGCCGTACAATCTGAGAAGCGCCGCAAGCACAACGCAAGCCGTCGCTCCATGATGCGTACTTTCATCAAGAAAGTGTATGCGGCCATCGCCACCGGCGATAAAGAAGCTGCGCAGAAAGCATTTAATGACATGCAACCGATCGTGGATCGTCAGGCCAGCAAAGGTCTGATCCACAAAAACAAAGCTGCTCGTCATAAATCCAATCTGACTGCGCAGATCAACGCGATGCAGTAA
- the nhaR gene encoding transcriptional activator NhaR — MSHINFNHLYYFWQVCKAGSIAGAAERLFLTPQTITGQIKLLEERLQGKLFKRKGRGLEPTELGQLVFRYADKMFALGQEMLDIVNYRKESSLLFDVGVADALSKRLVSRVLETVVNEQMPIHLRCFESTHEMLIEQLSQHKLDMILSDCPVDSGQQAGLFSRKLGECGVSFYCRWPGPELPFPACLSQSKLLIPARRTMLGRKLLSWFNEQNLPVDIMGEFDDAALMSAFGMSHSAIFVAPSLHAHEMVAQGEIIEVGRIDNIQDEYYVIFAERMIQHPAVQRVCNEDFSSLFRE; from the coding sequence ATGTCGCACATCAACTTCAATCATCTCTATTATTTCTGGCAGGTGTGTAAGGCTGGTTCGATAGCAGGAGCTGCTGAAAGGTTGTTTCTGACGCCGCAGACCATTACCGGGCAGATAAAGTTGCTGGAAGAGCGTCTGCAGGGGAAATTGTTCAAGCGTAAAGGGCGTGGTCTGGAGCCGACTGAGCTGGGGCAGTTGGTGTTTCGCTATGCGGACAAGATGTTTGCGCTGGGCCAGGAAATGCTGGATATCGTGAATTACCGTAAGGAGTCCAGCCTGTTGTTCGATGTCGGCGTTGCGGATGCCTTATCCAAACGGTTGGTGAGCCGGGTATTGGAAACGGTGGTGAATGAACAAATGCCGATACACCTGCGCTGCTTTGAGTCTACCCATGAGATGCTGATTGAACAGTTGAGTCAGCATAAGCTGGATATGATTCTGTCAGACTGCCCGGTGGATTCCGGTCAGCAGGCAGGATTATTTTCCCGTAAGCTTGGCGAATGCGGGGTGAGTTTTTACTGTCGATGGCCGGGACCGGAATTACCTTTTCCTGCTTGTCTGTCGCAAAGTAAGTTATTAATTCCCGCTCGCCGCACGATGTTGGGCCGCAAGTTGCTTAGTTGGTTTAATGAGCAGAACCTGCCGGTAGATATCATGGGGGAGTTTGATGACGCGGCGCTGATGTCCGCTTTTGGCATGAGTCATAGCGCGATTTTCGTTGCGCCGTCGCTACATGCTCACGAAATGGTTGCACAAGGTGAGATTATAGAAGTCGGTCGTATCGATAACATTCAGGATGAGTATTACGTTATTTTCGCCGAACGAATGATTCAACACCCGGCAGTGCAGCGTGTTTGCAATGAAGATTTCTCTTCCCTGTTTCGAGAATAA
- a CDS encoding IS4 family transposase: MELSQALGIINLTAPDEVQSLADLLSPDLIQQAFTLTDTVTLRKRKLPLESMVWLVIGMAIFNNKPVSHIVNLMDIADRTGRPFTAPSSVIARRKTLGEDAIRVLFELTQQHWHEESRHPLWNGLTLNAVDGVVWRTPDTPENAAAFAKAENQYGEKGFPQVRMVCLMELSSHLLRASVMGRYDVNEMRLAAGLAKQAPDNSVTLFDRGFWSTGLLHDWHRAGENRHWLLPLKKGTQYEVIRRLGRQDELITLKTSPQARKQWEGLPDELTVRLISRKVNGVERQVVTSMTDAMRYPAADIAELYKHRWEIELGYREAKQFLCGNRWTLRSKLPEMVRQELWGILLTYNLVRYQMVKMAFSLKGDYLPYQLSFSGSVAEIMRLLIGLPWSSPGAVPGHLKHFYSNAAMLKLPPRREREYEREVRQKKPKYPFKNNASHLK, encoded by the coding sequence ATGGAACTTTCACAGGCCCTCGGCATTATCAATCTTACCGCTCCCGATGAAGTTCAGAGTCTTGCCGACCTCCTTTCCCCCGACCTTATTCAGCAGGCCTTTACCCTCACGGATACCGTGACGCTACGTAAGCGTAAGCTTCCCCTCGAATCCATGGTCTGGCTGGTTATAGGTATGGCTATTTTCAACAACAAGCCTGTGTCCCATATCGTCAATCTGATGGACATCGCTGACCGGACTGGCAGACCTTTTACCGCACCCAGCTCCGTCATTGCCCGCCGCAAAACGCTGGGTGAGGATGCCATTAGAGTGCTGTTCGAACTGACACAACAGCACTGGCATGAAGAATCCCGGCATCCGCTCTGGAACGGGCTGACGCTGAACGCCGTTGATGGCGTGGTCTGGCGAACGCCCGACACACCGGAAAATGCCGCTGCCTTCGCGAAAGCGGAAAATCAGTACGGTGAAAAAGGCTTCCCGCAGGTCCGCATGGTGTGTCTGATGGAACTGAGCAGTCACCTGCTGCGCGCCAGCGTGATGGGCCGGTATGACGTTAATGAGATGCGGCTGGCGGCAGGACTGGCAAAGCAGGCACCGGATAATAGCGTGACGTTGTTCGACAGGGGCTTCTGGTCAACAGGCCTGCTGCATGACTGGCACAGGGCAGGTGAGAACCGCCACTGGTTGTTGCCGCTGAAAAAGGGCACGCAGTATGAGGTGATACGCAGACTGGGCAGGCAGGATGAACTGATAACGCTGAAGACCTCGCCACAGGCAAGAAAACAGTGGGAAGGTCTGCCGGATGAGCTCACTGTCCGGTTAATCAGCAGGAAGGTTAACGGTGTGGAACGTCAGGTTGTCACATCGATGACGGACGCGATGCGTTACCCGGCGGCAGACATAGCAGAACTCTACAAACACCGGTGGGAAATCGAACTGGGGTATCGTGAGGCGAAGCAGTTCCTGTGCGGCAACCGCTGGACGCTGAGAAGTAAATTACCGGAGATGGTGAGACAGGAGCTGTGGGGGATACTGCTGACATACAACCTGGTGCGGTATCAGATGGTGAAAATGGCGTTCAGCCTGAAAGGAGATTATCTGCCGTATCAGCTGAGCTTCAGCGGTTCGGTGGCAGAAATCATGCGGCTGTTAATCGGGCTGCCATGGTCCTCACCGGGAGCAGTGCCGGGACACCTGAAGCACTTCTACAGCAATGCCGCGATGCTGAAACTGCCGCCGAGACGGGAGCGGGAGTATGAAAGAGAAGTGAGGCAAAAAAAGCCCAAATACCCTTTTAAAAACAATGCCAGTCACCTTAAGTGA
- the nhaA gene encoding Na+/H+ antiporter NhaA: MILIVATLLALLVANMPATLPWYHSFLEIPVVFGIGALEINKPLLLWINDGLMALFFLQVGLEVKRELVVGALASRRQAMLPVVAAFGGMLVPALFFLLFNVTEAETRSGWAIPTATDIAFAVGILVLLGKRVPTGLKVFLLALAIIDDLGAIVIIALFYTHQLHWMALAVALAAIVVLAYMNHQQVMKTSAYLLVGIVLWVCILKSGVHATLAGVIVGFFIPLRVPAGSPSPASTLEHGLASWIAFLVIPLFAFANAGISLQGVVVEHLLSPLTLGIASGLLLGKPIGVSLFSWLVIRLGLGKLPAGVDFRQVMAVSVLCGIGFTMSIFITLLAFGDVAAQDILYAKLAILLTSLTTAVLGYLTLRAVLPATQR; encoded by the coding sequence ATGATTCTGATTGTCGCAACGCTGTTGGCGCTGCTGGTCGCCAACATGCCGGCCACATTACCGTGGTATCACTCCTTTCTGGAGATACCGGTGGTATTCGGCATTGGCGCACTGGAAATCAACAAACCGCTGCTACTGTGGATCAATGATGGCCTGATGGCGCTGTTTTTCCTGCAGGTTGGGTTGGAAGTTAAACGTGAACTGGTAGTAGGGGCGTTGGCGAGTCGGCGGCAGGCGATGCTGCCGGTCGTGGCGGCTTTTGGCGGGATGCTGGTTCCCGCGCTGTTTTTCCTGCTGTTCAATGTTACCGAAGCGGAAACGCGTTCCGGCTGGGCTATCCCCACTGCAACAGATATCGCCTTCGCGGTTGGTATTCTGGTGTTGTTGGGTAAGCGCGTGCCGACAGGGTTGAAAGTGTTTCTGTTGGCGTTGGCGATCATTGATGATCTGGGTGCGATTGTGATCATCGCCTTGTTCTATACTCATCAACTGCATTGGATGGCGTTGGCAGTGGCGCTGGCAGCGATTGTGGTGCTGGCGTACATGAACCATCAGCAGGTGATGAAAACCTCTGCCTATCTATTGGTCGGCATCGTGCTGTGGGTCTGTATTCTGAAATCTGGCGTTCATGCCACGCTGGCTGGAGTGATCGTCGGTTTCTTTATTCCGCTGCGCGTTCCTGCTGGCTCCCCGTCACCAGCCAGTACGCTGGAGCATGGGCTGGCGAGTTGGATTGCCTTTTTGGTGATCCCGTTGTTTGCTTTCGCTAATGCCGGTATTTCGTTGCAGGGTGTTGTCGTTGAGCATTTGCTATCGCCATTAACGTTGGGTATCGCCAGTGGGTTACTGCTGGGCAAACCGATTGGCGTGTCGTTGTTTAGCTGGTTGGTGATTCGCCTTGGGTTGGGTAAATTGCCGGCAGGCGTAGATTTTCGTCAGGTGATGGCGGTATCGGTGCTGTGCGGCATCGGTTTCACTATGTCTATTTTCATTACCTTGCTGGCGTTTGGTGATGTGGCTGCGCAGGATATTCTGTATGCCAAACTGGCGATTCTGTTGACGTCATTGACGACAGCGGTGCTGGGTTACCTGACGCTGCGCGCGGTGTTGCCTGCCACGCAACGCTGA
- the ribF gene encoding bifunctional riboflavin kinase/FAD synthetase, giving the protein MQLIRGIHNLQTCHYGCVLTIGNFDGVHRGHQALLERLKQEGQARGLPVMVMIFEPQPLELFAAEKAPARLTRLRDKVKYLAQAGVDYLLCVTFDTSFAANHANTFISNLLVEKLGVKFLVVGDDFHFGAGREGDFLLLQKAGAELGFEVISTTTFCSSGKRVSSTAVREALAQDNLALAQELLGHPFSISGRVVHGNELGRTIGFPTANLPLKRQVSPVSGVYAVQVHGLGDVPLPGVANIGTRPTVTGDKRQQLEVHLLDITLDLYGRHIDVVMCKKLRSEQRFASLDALKQQIANDVVAAREFFGLKAPV; this is encoded by the coding sequence ATGCAGCTAATCCGCGGTATACACAATCTCCAGACCTGCCATTATGGCTGTGTGCTAACTATTGGTAACTTTGACGGTGTCCACCGTGGGCATCAGGCATTGCTTGAGCGTCTGAAGCAGGAAGGGCAGGCACGCGGGTTGCCGGTGATGGTGATGATTTTCGAGCCTCAGCCGCTGGAATTGTTTGCTGCGGAAAAGGCGCCAGCGCGGCTGACCCGATTGCGCGACAAGGTGAAATACCTGGCACAGGCTGGTGTGGATTACCTGTTATGCGTAACGTTTGATACCAGTTTTGCCGCTAATCATGCCAATACCTTTATTTCCAACCTGTTGGTGGAAAAGCTAGGGGTGAAATTTCTGGTGGTGGGGGATGACTTCCACTTCGGGGCTGGCCGCGAGGGGGATTTCCTGTTATTACAGAAAGCCGGTGCCGAGCTGGGTTTCGAGGTGATCAGCACCACGACTTTTTGCAGCAGCGGCAAGCGGGTAAGTAGCACTGCTGTGCGCGAAGCGCTGGCGCAGGACAATCTGGCACTGGCGCAGGAACTACTGGGTCACCCGTTCAGTATCTCTGGCCGGGTGGTGCACGGCAATGAGCTGGGGCGCACCATCGGTTTTCCAACGGCTAATTTGCCTCTTAAACGCCAGGTCTCGCCGGTCAGCGGCGTGTATGCGGTTCAGGTGCACGGGCTTGGCGACGTGCCGTTGCCTGGCGTGGCCAACATCGGCACTCGTCCTACTGTGACGGGGGACAAACGCCAACAACTGGAAGTGCATTTACTGGATATAACACTGGATCTGTATGGCCGACATATAGATGTGGTGATGTGTAAAAAATTACGTAGTGAGCAGCGGTTTGCTTCGCTGGATGCGCTAAAGCAGCAGATCGCCAACGATGTGGTGGCCGCCCGTGAGTTCTTCGGGTTGAAGGCACCGGTTTAA